From one Solanum lycopersicum chromosome 12, SLM_r2.1 genomic stretch:
- the LOC101260917 gene encoding rop guanine nucleotide exchange factor 14 isoform X2 has translation MMKERFAKLLLGEDVTGGSKGVSTALALSNAITYLAASVFGELWKLEPLAEERKIKWRTEMDLLLSPTNHMIELVPARQSGSNGQGLEIMTPKVRADIHMNLPALRKLDSMLLETLDSMVSTEFWYTEVSSRAEGKNTKWCLPSPKVPVAGLSEVERKKLVNQGKLTNQILKAAKAINENVLAEMPVPTVIKDALRKSSRTSLGDDLYRILTAESTSAEEMLISLNLKSENSAVEVVNRLEGSILAWKERITDQASGKSPARRSWSFVRDPISELDKVEFLLNKAESLVQQLKFEYPNLPQTFLNVTKIQYGTDIGHSILEAYSRVLLNLAHNILTRIGEVLQVDFSSNVNSPAATVYSSPISSDETLVYRSDEQS, from the exons ATGATGAAAGAGAGGTTTGCAAAGTTGTTGCTCGGGGAGGATGTGACCGGAGGAAGCAAGGGAGTTTCCACTGCATTAGCATTGTCCAATGCCATTACATATCTTGCAG CGTCTGTGTTCGGAGAGCTGTGGAAATTGGAGCCACTTGCAGAGGAACGAAAGATCAAATGGAGAACGGAAATGGATTTGTTACTCTCACCTACCAATCATATGATTGAGTTGGTTCCTGCTAGACAAAGTGGTTCTAATGGCCAGGGATTGGAG ATAATGACACCAAAAGTTCGCGCAGACATCCATATGAATCTTCCAGCCCTTCGGAAATTGGACTCGATGCTTCTT GAAACGCTTGATTCAATGGTTAGTACTGAGTTTTGGTACACGGAAGTGAGTTCCCGAGCTGAAGGAAAGAACACTAAGTGGTGTCTTCCTTCACCTAAGGTACCCGTAGCTGGACTATCTGAAGTCGAAAGAAAGAAATTGGTGAATCAAGGAAAATTGACGAATCAAATATTGAAGGCAGCGAAAGCTATCAATGAAAATGTCTTGGCTGAAATGCCTGTTCCAACAGTTATCAAAGATGCACTTCGAAAG TCTAGCAGGACAAGCCTCGGGGACGACCTTTATAGGATCTTGACAGCAGAATCAACTTCTGCTGAGGAAATGTTGATTTCATTGAACTTGAAATCTGAAAACAGCGCGGTTGAAGTTGTTAACAGGTTAGAAGGATCGATTCTTGCTTGGAAAGAGAGAATAACTGATCAAGCTAGCGGAAAATCTCCAGCTCGAAGATCTTGGTCTTTCGTAAGAGATCCAATATCCGAGTTAGACAAAGTGGAGTTCTTATTGAACAAAGCAGAATCTCTTGTACAACAGCTCAAATTTGAGTATCCTAACCTTCCGCAGACGTTCCTCAATGTCACAAAAATCCAGTATGGCACG GACATTGGACATTCAATTCTGGAAGCATACTCTCGAGTTCTTTTAAACTTAGCACACAACATTCTTACACGGATAGGAGAAGTTTTGCAAGTAGATTTCTCGAGCAACGTCAACTCACCTGCAGCTACTGTCTACTCGAGTCCTATATCGAGTGATGAAACACTCGTTTATCGATCAGATGAGCAGAGCTGA
- the LOC101260324 gene encoding alkylated DNA repair protein ALKBH8 homolog, with product MGLPRFKRPVGTSEPSSNLYVANCGPAVGLTLDTIEAVFGAYGQVKGVHLADESGTRVIVSYHEEKSAESALTALNRRACPELGGRSLHIQYSVPSVCQVAVDDSIEVSMESSELDIPGLYLIHDFISVKEEEELLAAVDSRPWQRLAKRRVQHYGYEFHYNTRNVNTNQYLGELPSFLSPILDKMSMFQKLGYTETVVMDQLTVNEYPPGVGLSPHIDTHSAFEGLIFSLSLAGPCIMEFRKYSTSVWPTDPNTLSDEEAQNSDKSSKFLRRAIYLPPRSILLLSREARYAWHHYIPHHKIDVVNDTKIRRASRRVSFTLRKVRKGPCECEFPEYCDSQKC from the exons ATGGGATTGCCGAGATTTAAACGTCCTGTAGGGACTAGCGAAccaagttcaaatctttatgTGGCCAATTGTGGACCTGCAGTTGGACTAACTTTGGACACAATTGAAGCCGTATTTGGTGCATATGGTCAAGTTAAGGGAGTCCATCTCGCTGATGAAAGTGGCACTAGAGTTATTGTGTCTTATCATGAAGAAAAGTCTGCAGAATCTGCCCTGACGGCGTTGAATAGACGAGCATGTCCTGAGCTTGGTGGCCGGTCTTTGCACATTCAGTATTCAGTACCTTCTGTTTGTCAG GTTGCAGTGGATGACTCAATTGAGGTGTCGATGGAATCTTCAGAGTTAGATATTCCTGGTCTTTACTTGATTCATGACTTCATCAGTGTCAAAGAGGAGGAG GAACTACTTGCAGCAGTTGATTCAAGGCCTTGGCAAAGACTTGCTAAAAGAAGGGTGCAGCATTATGGTTATGAGTTCCACTATAAT ACGAGGAATGTCAACACAAATCAGTACTTGGGTGAACTTCCATCATTTCTTTCGCCAATACTTGACAAGATGTCAATGTTTCAAAAGCTTGGTTACACTGAAACCGTAGTTATGGACCAGCTCACG GTTAATGAATATCCACCCGGAGTGGGATTGTCTCCACATATTGACACCCATTCAGCATTTGAAGGATTAATATTCAGCCTTTCATTGGCAGGGCCTTGCATCATGGAGTTCAGAAAGTATTCTACTAGTGTTTGGCCTACAGACCCCAACACATTGAGTGATGAAGAGGCTCAAAATTCCGATAAGAGCTCAAAGTTTTTGAGGAGAGCTATTTATCTACCCCCTCGATCTATACTGTTGTTATCACGAGAAGCACGCTATGCTTGGCATCATTACATTCCACACCATAAG ATTGATGTAGTGAACGACACCAAAATCAGAAGGGCTTCAAGGAGAGTGTCCTTTACATTGCGCAAG GTAAGAAAAGGACCATGTGAATGCGAGTTCCCCGAATACTGTGATTCTCAGAAGTGCTAG
- the LOC101260624 gene encoding large ribosomal subunit protein uL30w, translated as MGETPVPESVLKKQKRSEEWALAKKQELESAKKKNAENRKLIYNRAKLYAKEYAEQDKELIRLKREARLKGGFYVDPEAKLLFIIRIRGINAMPPQTKKILQLLRLRQIFNGVFLKVNKATVNMLHRVEPYVTYGYPNLKSVRELIYKRGYGKLDKQRIPLTDNSVIEQGLGKHGIICAEDLVHEIMTVGPSFKQANNFLWPFQLKAPLGGLKKKRNHYVEGGDAGNRENFINELIRRMN; from the exons ATGGGTGAAACACCAGTTCCAGAGTCAGTTTTGAAGAAGCAGAAGAGGAGCGAGGAATGGGCTCTTGCAAAGAAGCAAGAACTTGAATctgcaaagaagaagaatgCTGAGAACAGGAAATTGATCTACAACAGGGCAAAGCTGTATGCAAAGGAGTATGCAGAACAG gaCAAGGAATTGATCCGTTTGAAACGTGAGGCTAGATTGAAAGGTGGTTTCTATGTGGATCCTGAGGCAAAGTTGTTGTTTATCATCAGAATACGCGG TATTAACGCTATGCCCCCACAGACCAAAAAGATTTTGCAGCTACTACGTTTGCGCCAG ATCTTTAATGGTGTCTTTTTGAAAGTCAACAAGGCCACAGTGAACATGTTGCATAGGGTTGAACCTTACGTTACCTATGG TTACCCAAACCTAAAGAGTGTTAGGGAATTGATCTACAAAAGAGGTTACGGAAAACTTGACAAGCAGAGAATTCCTTTAACCGACAACTCTGTCATTGAGCAG GGATTGGGCAAACATGGAATTATCTGTGCTGAAGACCTTGTCCACGAGATCATGACTGTCGGGCCCAGCTTCAAGCAGGCCAACAACTTCCTATGGCCATTCCAGCTGAAGGCACCTTTGGGTGGACtcaagaagaagagaaatcaCTACGTTGAAGGTGGAGATGCTGGTAACCGCGAGAACTTCATTAACGAACTTATCAGGAGGATGAACTAG
- the LOC101260917 gene encoding rop guanine nucleotide exchange factor 14 isoform X1: MNMMIVRRTLACCARDKEISIDFGEQERITTYDGLESCILNSQAYEYEKANSRVDVGVADSLYDDDSSSSSSNNAFGSYSSQCTTSPQHLYVNEKSGSTQLSDVEMMKERFAKLLLGEDVTGGSKGVSTALALSNAITYLAASVFGELWKLEPLAEERKIKWRTEMDLLLSPTNHMIELVPARQSGSNGQGLEIMTPKVRADIHMNLPALRKLDSMLLETLDSMVSTEFWYTEVSSRAEGKNTKWCLPSPKVPVAGLSEVERKKLVNQGKLTNQILKAAKAINENVLAEMPVPTVIKDALRKSSRTSLGDDLYRILTAESTSAEEMLISLNLKSENSAVEVVNRLEGSILAWKERITDQASGKSPARRSWSFVRDPISELDKVEFLLNKAESLVQQLKFEYPNLPQTFLNVTKIQYGTDIGHSILEAYSRVLLNLAHNILTRIGEVLQVDFSSNVNSPAATVYSSPISSDETLVYRSDEQS, from the exons ATGAATATGATGATCGTGAGACGGACATTAGCATGTTGTGCAAGAGATAAAGAGATTAGTATTGACTTTGGTGAACAAGAGA GAATTACAACGTATGATGGCCTCGAGAGCTGCATACTGAACAGTCAGGCTTATGAGTATGAAAAAGCCAATAGCAGAGTTGATGTTGGTGTTGCAGATTCTTTATATGATGACGACTCGAGTAGCTCTTCTAGCAATAATGCTTTTGGATCATATTCATCTCAGTGTACGACAAGCCCTCAACATCTTTATGTGAACGAAAAATCAGGTTCAACACAACTTTCGGATGTGGAAATGATGAAAGAGAGGTTTGCAAAGTTGTTGCTCGGGGAGGATGTGACCGGAGGAAGCAAGGGAGTTTCCACTGCATTAGCATTGTCCAATGCCATTACATATCTTGCAG CGTCTGTGTTCGGAGAGCTGTGGAAATTGGAGCCACTTGCAGAGGAACGAAAGATCAAATGGAGAACGGAAATGGATTTGTTACTCTCACCTACCAATCATATGATTGAGTTGGTTCCTGCTAGACAAAGTGGTTCTAATGGCCAGGGATTGGAG ATAATGACACCAAAAGTTCGCGCAGACATCCATATGAATCTTCCAGCCCTTCGGAAATTGGACTCGATGCTTCTT GAAACGCTTGATTCAATGGTTAGTACTGAGTTTTGGTACACGGAAGTGAGTTCCCGAGCTGAAGGAAAGAACACTAAGTGGTGTCTTCCTTCACCTAAGGTACCCGTAGCTGGACTATCTGAAGTCGAAAGAAAGAAATTGGTGAATCAAGGAAAATTGACGAATCAAATATTGAAGGCAGCGAAAGCTATCAATGAAAATGTCTTGGCTGAAATGCCTGTTCCAACAGTTATCAAAGATGCACTTCGAAAG TCTAGCAGGACAAGCCTCGGGGACGACCTTTATAGGATCTTGACAGCAGAATCAACTTCTGCTGAGGAAATGTTGATTTCATTGAACTTGAAATCTGAAAACAGCGCGGTTGAAGTTGTTAACAGGTTAGAAGGATCGATTCTTGCTTGGAAAGAGAGAATAACTGATCAAGCTAGCGGAAAATCTCCAGCTCGAAGATCTTGGTCTTTCGTAAGAGATCCAATATCCGAGTTAGACAAAGTGGAGTTCTTATTGAACAAAGCAGAATCTCTTGTACAACAGCTCAAATTTGAGTATCCTAACCTTCCGCAGACGTTCCTCAATGTCACAAAAATCCAGTATGGCACG GACATTGGACATTCAATTCTGGAAGCATACTCTCGAGTTCTTTTAAACTTAGCACACAACATTCTTACACGGATAGGAGAAGTTTTGCAAGTAGATTTCTCGAGCAACGTCAACTCACCTGCAGCTACTGTCTACTCGAGTCCTATATCGAGTGATGAAACACTCGTTTATCGATCAGATGAGCAGAGCTGA